A window of the Pseudoliparis swirei isolate HS2019 ecotype Mariana Trench chromosome 13, NWPU_hadal_v1, whole genome shotgun sequence genome harbors these coding sequences:
- the fasn gene encoding LOW QUALITY PROTEIN: fatty acid synthase (The sequence of the model RefSeq protein was modified relative to this genomic sequence to represent the inferred CDS: deleted 2 bases in 1 codon), which translates to MDEIVIAGISGRLPESNNLEEFWENLIGGVDMVTEDDRRWTPGLYGLPKRNGKLKDISHFDAAFFGVHPKQANTMDPQLRLMLETAYEAIVDGGLNPAALRGSKTGVYIGVSGSEAGEALSRDPEELLGYSMTGCQRAMLANRLSYFFDFSGPSTAIDTACSSSLLALENAFHAIQQGHCDAALVGGVNLLLKPNTSVQFMKLGMLSPEGACKSFDASGNGYCRSEAVVAVLLTKRSAAKRVYATVVNAGNNTDGYKKQGVTFPSGEMQQRLVRSLYQESNISPEQVEYVEAHGTGTKVGDPQEVNGIAAVFCETEREPLLMGSIKSNMGHAEPASGLAALAKVVLSLERGLWAPNLHFSSPNTNIPALSDGRIQVVDRPIPVRGGLVSINSFGFGGSNVHVILRPAEKPTTETVPARTVPRLLQACGRTEAAVEALLQKGKEQKDNDSFLSLLNELSGAPAASMPYRGYAVIGSQSDIKEVQQVQATTRPLWYVCSGMGTQWAGMGRSLMQLQYFRESILRSDAALKDTGLVVSSLLMDADEATFEDTVHAFVGLAAIQIAEIDLLSKLGLQPDGIVGHSVGELACGYADGSLTHTEAVLAAYWRGRCIKEANLPPGGMAAVGLTWVECMAQCPEGVVPACHNSEDTVTISGPQEAIAKFVAKLKEEGVFAKEVRSAGVAFHSYYMASIAPTLLAALKKVIKEPRKRSPRWVSTSIPQAQWDSPLAQYSSADYHVNNLVSPVLFHEGLSLVPENAVVVEIAPHALLQSILKRSLKHTCSIMPLMKRGHTNNLEFFLSNIGKVYMNGVSVDGNGFCPEVKYPVPVGTPLISPLIQWDHSQTWYVPKVEDFPCGSGGSSSSTVYNIEINPESPDYYMIGHCIDGRVLYPATGYLVLAWRTLVRSLGVVMDSTPVTFEDVTIHRATILPKSGSVQLKVHLMPATNRFEVSENGNLAVSGKVSILEDVALESFHNQISQQATNDDDDPKMKLTAHDIYKELRLRGYDYGKTFQGILESNNAGDCGKLQWTGNWVTFLDNMLQMIVVGLSGRSLRLPTRIRSVCVDPAVHLEKVCQHTDGQPAMAVHVNRYLDNIVAGGVQISGLHATVAPRRQQQQSPPTLEEFVFVPYVDTECLTANGKLAEQLRLCKGLTQRLQKKLASHGVKLSIPGLQGESWPPAQPRASEPSLVRLLALLCGLELNGNLQSELEQTVEKERACLLQDSLLQGLLDSPALRHCLDTTIENSTPGKIKVLEALSNDGQLFSRMVALLNIQPMLRVDYTATATNLDLLTPHQATLEELAVASAQWDPATGPAPGGVVGGADLVVCNHAWGPLSGDPGLLVANLASGAKQGGFVLLHTLLKGETLGEMVAFLSSSAQSSSQSGLLTQAEWEKVFSEASLSLVAVRKSFYGSALFLCRCRSPSKQPIFLPVDGTDYKWVETLKAEMAESSSDGPVWLTASKSHCGIVGMVNCLRQEPGGNRIRCAFVSNLNASSPAPSLQPAHASMRSVLDGDLVMNVFRDGQWGVFRHQLITRDLNEELTEQAYVNVLTRGDLSSLRWIASPLRHFVTSNPNIQLCRVYYSSLNFRDIMLATGKLPPDAIPGALALQQCMLGMEFSGRDPTGQRVMGLLPARGLATSVDADKRFLWSVPSSWTLEQAASVPLVYTTAYYSLVVRGRLRPGETVLIHSGSGGVGQAAIAIALSKNCKVFTTVGSVEKRAYLQERFPQLSVESFANSRDSSFEQHVLLQTQGKGVDVVLNSLAEEKLQASIRCLARHGRFLEIGKFDLSNNSPLGMALFLKNVTFHGILLDALFEEGNREWEEVSELLKEGILGGVVQPLKTTVFERDQVEQAFRYMAQGKHIGKVLLQVCHEEKGSAVQTAPLLSFPAICRTFCPPSHSYIITGGLGGFGLELAQWLTERGARKLVLTSRSGIRNGYQAKRVREWQSRDVEVLVSTNDVCTLEGTERLLAEAALLGPVGGVFHLAMVLKDGMLENLSPQLFLDVNRPKYDGTVNLDKVTRDSCPDLSHFVAFSSVSCGRGNAGQSNYGYANSAMERVCEQRRHDGFPGLAVQWGAIGDVGVVLETMGGNDAVIGGTLPQRITSCLEVLDLFMCQRRPVMSSFVLAERATVKSEAGSRKDLVDAVAHILGVRDVSSLNADASLADLGLDSLMGVEVRQTLERDYDIVMAMREIRQITINKLRELSTSKPGRAREAQTAGAKRDSVRSLLEADLTQMLVNPSGPTVTPLNKVQSQERPLFLVHPIEGSISAFKTLALKMSMPCYGLQCTQAAPLDSIPSLAAYYVDCIRQVQPDGPYRIAGYSFGACVAFEMCSQLQTRNLPVESLFLFDGSHSYVAAYTQSYRAKLTPGKESEAETEALCAFIQQFTGITYNKLLETLLPLPDLEARVNTAVDLITASHQSISRESLHFAASTFYNKLKAADGYVPTSKLHSNVTLLRAKTSSEYEQSLGADYKLSEVCDGPVSVHIIEGDHRSILEGEGVESISSIIHSSLAESRLTAREG; encoded by the exons ATGGATGAGATAGTCATAGCGGGGATATCGGGCCGTCTGCCCGAGTCCAACAATCTGGAGGAATTCTGGGAAAACCTCATCGGTGGTGTGGACATGGTGACGGAGGACGACCGGCGGTGGACACCAG GTCTGTATGGCCTCCCAAAGAGGAACGGGAAGCTGAAGGACATCAGCCACTTCGATGCGGCCTTCTTCGGAGTCCACCCCAAACAAGCCAACACCATGGACCCCCAGCTCCGCCTCATGCTGGAGACCGCCTACGAGGCCATCGTGGACGGAG GACTGAACCCGGCCGCGCTGCGCGGCAGCAAGACGGGCGTGTACATCGGGGTGAGCGGCTCGGAGGCCGGCGAGGCGCTGAGCCGAGATCCCGAGGAGCTGCTGGGCTACAGCATGACGGGCTGCCAGCGCGCCATGCTGGCCAACAGGCTGTCCTACTTCTTCGACTTcagcg gcccCAGCACGGCCATCGACACAGCCTGCTCCTCGAGCTTGCTGGCTTTAGAAAACGCCTTCCACGCCATCCAACAGGGCCACTGCGATGCCGCTCTGGTGGGGGGGGTCAACCTGTTGCTCAAGCCCAACACCTCGGTGCAGTTCATGAAGCTGGGCATGCTCAGCCCTGAGGGGGCCTGCAAGTCCTTTGACGCGTCAG GAAACGGATACTGCCGCTCTGAGGCTGTTGTGGCGGTGCTGCTGACCAAGAGGTCGGCGGCTAAAAGGGTCTACGCCACCGTGGTCAACGCCGGCAACAACACGGACGGATATAAGAAGCAGG GTGTAACGTTCCCTTCAGGGGAGATGCAGCAGAGGCTGGTTCGTTCTCTGTACCAGGAGTCCAATATATCTCCCGAGCAGGTGGAGTACGTGGAAGCCCACGGCACGGGAACAAAG GTCGGCGACCCGCAGGAGGTGAACGGCATTGCCGCCGTCTTCTGTGAGACGGAGCGAGAGCCTCTGCTCATGGGCTCCATCAAGTCCAACATGGGCCATGCCGAACCGGCTTCTGGTCTGGCTGCTCTGGCTAAG GTGGTGCTTTCTTTGGAGCGAGGACTCTGGGCTCCCAACCTGCACTTCAGCTCTCCGAACACTAACATTCCAGCGCTCTCCGACGGGCGGATTCAAGTCGTTGACCGGCCTATTCCCGTCCGAGGTGGCCTTGTAAGCATCAACTCCTTTGGGTTCGGAGGCTCAAACGTTCACGTGATCCTTCGCCCGGCTGAGAAACCGACCACAGAAACCGTGCCGGCCAGGACGGTTCCCCGGCTGCTGCAGGCCTGTGGGCGCACGGAGGCCGCCGTGGAGGCCTTGCTGCAAAAGGGGAAGGAACAGAAGGACAACGACAGCTTCCTGTCTTTGCTCAATGAGCTCTCCGGAGCGCCGGCCGCAAGCATGCCCTACCGAGgctacgctgtgattggctcccAGAGCGACATCAAGGAGGTGCAGCAGGTGCAGGCCACCACCCGGCCGCTCTGGTATGTCTGTTCAG GTATGGGAACACAGTGGGCCGGTATGGGCCGCAGCCTCATGCAGCTGCAATACTTCAGGGAGTCCATCCTGCGGTCGGACGCCGCCCTGAAGGACACGGGCCTGGTTGTGTCTAGCCTCCTCATGGACGCAGACGAAGCCACGTTTGAGGACACTGTTCACGCCTTTGTCGGCCTCGCCGCCATACAG ATAGCTGAGATCGACCTGCTCAGTAAGCTGGGTCTGCAGCCCGACGGCATCGTGGGCCACTCGGTGGGAGAGCTGGCCTGTGGCTACGCAGACGGCTCCCTCACGCACACGGAGGCCGTCCTGGCTGCCTACTGGAGAGGCCGCTGCATCAAGGAGGCCAACCTTCCTCCAGGAGGCATGGCTGCAGTCG GGTTGACGTGGGTGGAGTGCATGGCTCAGTGTCCTGAGGGAGTTGTCCCAGCCTGCCATAACTCTGAGGACACCGTCACCATCTCCGGTCCTCAG GAAGCAATCGCGAAATTTGTGGCCAAGCTGAAAGAGGAGGGAGTGTTTGCAAAGGAGGTACGCAGCGCTGGCGTGGCTTTCCACTCCTACTACATGGCCTCCATCGCTCCGACCCTGCTGGCTGCCCTGAAGAAG GTGATTAAGGAGCCACGTAAGCGCTCCCCCCGCTGGGTGAGCACCAGCATCCCTCAGGCTCAGTGGGACTCTCCGCTGGCTCAGTACAGCTCGGCCGACTACCACGTCAACAACCTGGTGAGCCCCGTGCTGTTCCACGAGGGCCTCAGCCTGGTGCCTGAGAACGCCGTGGTGGTGGAGATCGCTCCTCACGCTCTGCTGCAG TCCATCCTGAAGCGTAGCTTGAAGCACACGTGTTCCATCATGCCCTTGATGAAGAGAGGCCACACCAACAACCTGGAGTTCTTCCTCTCAAACATCGGCAAAGTCTACATGAACGG CGTCAGCGTGGACGGGAACGGCTTCTGCCCAGAGGTGAAGTACCCCGTGCCAGTCGGTACCCCTCTGATCTCCCCCTTGATTCAGTGGGACCATTCCCAGACCTGGTATGTTCCCAAGGTGGAGGATTTCCCCTGTGGCTCAGGAGGATCCAGTTCGTCTACCGTCTATAATATTG AGATAAACCCAGAGTCTCCAGACTACTACATGATTGGACACTGCATTGATGGGCGTGTCCTGTACCCGGCGACGGGCTACCTGGTGCTGGCCTGGCGTACCTTAGTGAGAAGTCTGGGGGTCGTCATGGACAGCACCCCCGTCACCTTTGAGGACGTCACCATCCACAGGGCCACCATCCTGCCCAAGAGCG GCTCCGTCCAGCTGAAGGTGCATCTCATGCCTGCCACCAACCGCTTTGAGGTTTCAGAGAATGGAAACCTGGCTGTCAGTG GTAAGGTGAGCATTCTGGAGGACGTAGCGCTCGAGTCGTTCCATAATCAGATCAGTCAGCAAGCGACCAACGACGACGACGATCCCAAAATGAAGCTGACGGCACACGACATCTACAAAGAGCTGCGACTGCGAGGCTATGACTATGGAAAGACCTTCCAGGGCATCTTGGAGTCCAacaatgcag GTGACTGTGGCAAACTGCAGTGGACAGGAAACTGGGTGACGTTTCTGGACAACATGCTGCAGATGATCGTGGTCGGGCTGTCGGGTCGTAGTCTACGCCTGCCAACCAGGATCCGCTCGGTGTGTGTGGATCCAGCCGTCCACCTGGAGAAGGTCTGCCAGCACACTGATGGACAGCCAG CGATGGCCGTCCACGTGAACCGCTACCTCGACAACATCGTTGCTGGTGGAGTCCAGATCTCCGGCCTTCACGCCACTGTGGCCCCCCgtcgacagcagcagcagagccccCCCACCCTGGAAGAGTTTGTGTTTGTTCCATATGTGGACACAGAGTGCCTGACGGCCAATGGGAAACTTGCAGAGCAGCTGAGGCTCTGTAAAG GGTTGACCCAGAGACTGCAGAAGAAGCTGGCCTCACACGGTGTCAAGCTCTCCATCCCCGGACTACAGGGGGAGTCT TGGCCCCCTGCCCAGCCCCGAGCCTCGGAGCCCAGCCTGGTGCGGCTGCTGGCTCTGCTCTGCGGCCTGGAGCTGAACGGGAACCTTCAATCCGAGCTGGAGCAGAccgtggagaaggagagggcgTGTCTGCTGCAGGACAGCCTGCTGCAGGGCCTGCTGGACAGCCCGGCCCTCAGACACTGCCTGGACACCACCATCGAAAACAGCACGCCCGGCAAAATCAAAGTCCTGGAG GCGCTCTCCAACGATGGCCAGCTCTTCTCTCGCATGGTGGCGCTCCTCAACATCCAGCCCATGCTGCGCGTGGACTACACCGCCACAGCGACCAACCTGGACCTTCTGACCCCCCACCAGGCCACACTGGAGGAGCTGGCGGTCGCGTCGGCTCAGTGGGACCCGGCGACGGGCCCGGCTCCTGGAGGCGTGGTAGGCGGGGCTGACCTCGTGGTGTGTAACCACGCATGGGGCCCTCTAAGCGGGGACCCTGGACTCCTGGTGGCCAACCTGGCTTCTGGAGCCAAACAAGGGGGCTTTGTCCTCCTCCACACGCTGCTGAAGGGAGAGACTCTGGGAGAGATGGTTGCCTTTCTCTCTAGCAGCGCCCAaagcagcagccaatcaggactGCTCACACAG gccgAGTGGGAGAAGGTGTTCTCTGAGGCCTCCCTCAGCCTTGTGGCTGTCAGGAAGTCCTTTTATGGCTCCGCCCTCTTCCTGTGCCGCTGCCGCTCTCCAAGCAAACAGCCCATTTTCCTCCCTGTGGATGGCACCGACTACAAGTGGGTGGAAACACTCAAG GCGGAGATGGCAGAGTCATCATCAGACGGTCCAGTTTGGTTGACTGCTTCTAAATCCCACTGCGGCATTGTGGGAATGGTCAATTGTTTACGACAGGAGCCCGGAGGCAACCGAATACG CTGTGCATTTGTCTCCAACCTTAATGCGTCGTCGCCAGCGCCGAGCCTCCAGCCGGCCCACGCGTCCATGCGGTCGGTGCTGGACGGGGACCTGGTCATGAACGTGTTCAGAGACGGACAGTGGGGCGTCTTTAGGCACCAGCTCATCACCCGAG ATCTGAATGAAGAACTGACGGAGCAGGCCTACGTCAACGTGCTGACTCGAGGCGACCTCTCCTCTCTGCGCTGGATCGCCTCCCCGCTCCGCCACTTTGTGACCAGCAACCCCAACATTCAACTGTGTCGCGTCTACTACAGCTCGCTCAACTTCAGGGATATAATGCTGGCCACCGGCAAACTGCCACCGGATGCTATTCCAG GTGCCCTGGCTCTGCagcagtgcatgctgggtatGGAGTTTTCCGGTCGTGACCCCACGGGTCAGCGTGTGATGGGGCTGCTGCCCGCCAGAGGCCTGGCAACAAGTGTGGATGCTGACAAGCGCTTCCTGTGGAGCGTTCCCTCCAGCTG gacacTGGAGCAGGCAGCCTCGGTGCCGTTGGTCTACACCACGGCCTACTACTCTCTGGTGGTGCGCGGCAGGCTCCGCCCCGGAGAGACGGTCCTCATCCACTCGGGGTCAGGGGGCGTCGGTCAGGCTGCCATCGCCATCGCACTCAGCAAGAACTGTAAAGTCTTCACGACCGTCG GCTCGGTGGAGAAGCGGGCCTACCTGCAGGAGAGGTTCCCTCAGCTCTCAGTAGAGTCCTTCGCCAACTCCAGAGACTCCTCCTTTGAGCAGCACGTCCTGCTCCAGACGCAGGGCAAAG gcgtGGATGTGGTGCTGAACTCTCTGGCTGAGGAGAAGCTGCAGGCGAGTATTCGCTGCCTGGCCAGACACGGACGATTCCTGGAGATCGGCAAATTCGACCTGTCCAACAACTCCCCACTGG GCATGGCTCTGTTCCTCAAGAACGTGACGTTCCACGGCATCCTGCTGGATGCTCTTTTTGAAGAGGGCAACCGGGAGTGGGAGGAAGTGTCCGAGCTGCTGAAGGAGGGCATTCTGGGAGGTGTAGTCCAGCCCCTGAAGACCACCGTGTTTGAGAGGGACCAAGTGGAGCAAGCTTTCCGATACATGGCTCAGGGCAAACACATTGGAaaggtcctcctgcag GTCTGCCATGAGGAGAAGGGCTCAGCAGTCCAAACTGCCCCCCTTTTGTCTTTCCCAGCCATCTGCCGCACCTtctgccccccctcccacaGCTACATCATCACCGGTGGACTGGGGGGCTTCGGTCTGGAGCTGGCTCAGTGGCTGACGGAGAGAGGAGCCCGCAAGCTGGTGCTGACCTCCAGATCCGGCATCAGGAACG GTTACCAGGCGAAGCGAGTGCGTGAATGGCAGAGTCGAGATGTGGAGGTGCTGGTGTCGACCAATGACGTCTGCACGCTGGAGGGAACCGAGCGACTCCTCGCCGAGGCCGCCTTACTGGGCCCAGTGGGCGGCGTCTTCCACCTCGCCATG GTGCTGAAAGACGGCATGCTGGAGAACCTGAGTCCTCAGCTTTTCCTCGACGTTAACAGACCTAAATATGACGGCACCGTGAACCTGGACAA AGTGACGAGAGACTCGTGTCCCGACCTCAGCCATTTCGTGGCCTTCTCCTCAGTCAGCTGCGGCCGCGGCAACGCCGGCCAAAGTAACTACGGTTACGCCAACTCGGCCATGGAGCGCGTGTGTGAGCAGCGGCGCCACGACGGCTTCCCCGGACTGGCAGTGCAGTGGGGCGCCATTGGCGACGTGGGCGTGGTGCTGGAGACGATGGGCGGCAACGACGCGGTCATCGGCGGCACCCTGCCGCAgcgcatcacttcctgtctggaggTGCTCGACCTCTTCATGTGCCAGCGGCGGCCGGTGATGTCCAGCTTCGTGCTGGCGGAGAGGGCGACCGTGAAGAGCGAGGCAGGAAGCCGGAAAGACCTGGTGGACGCCGTCGCCCACATTCTTG GCGTGCGTGATGTCAGCAGCCTGAACGCCGACGCCTCTTTGGCCGACCTGGGCCTGGACTCCTTGATGGGTGTTGAGGTTCGCCAGACTCTGGAGCGGGACTACGACATCGTCATGGCCATGAGGGAGATCCGGCAGATCACCATCAACAAGCTGCGAGAGCTGTCCACCAGCAAGCCGGGCAGGGCTCGTG AAGCTCAGACCGCTGGAGCCAAGAGGGACAGCGTCCGCTCCCTGCTGGAGGCGGATCTGACCCAGATGCTGGTCAACCCCAGCGGCCCCACGGTGACGCCGCTCAACAAGGTCCAGAGCCAGGAGAGGCCGCTGTTCCTGGTCCATCCCATCGAGGGCTCCATCTCCGCCTTTAAGACGCTGGCTCTCAAGATGAGCATGCCGTGCTACGGCCTGCAGTGCACCCAAG CCGCTCCTCTGGACAGCATCCCGTCCCTGGCAGCCTACTATGTGGACTGCATCCGACAAGTCCAGCCCGACGGGCCCTATCGCATCGCGGGCTACTCCTTTGGTGCATGCGTGGCGTTTGAGATGTGCTCCCAGCTTCAGACCCGCAACCTGCCGGTGGAGTCCCTCTTCCTGTTTGATGGATCCCACTCCTATGTGGCCGCATACACGCAG AGCTACAGAGCCAAGCTGACGCCGGGCAAAGAGTCTGAGGCTGAAACCGAAGCCCTGTGTGCCTTCATCCAGCAGTTCACCGGCATCACGTACAACAag